A window from Streptomyces subrutilus encodes these proteins:
- a CDS encoding glycosyltransferase, protein MTSIVIPAHNEGRVIGRLLDELLADTSAALPAATSAPSGAGAQTTDSTDIVVVCNGCTDDTARVAGARGPRVRVVEIPTPSKHEALRVGDAHARGFPRLYVDADVVFGSAGVRALSAALADRPDLLAAAPGRDIPLTGCAWPVRAYYGVWQRLPAVREGLFGRGVIAVSERGHARIAALPPLMADDLAASLAFGPGERRVVETARVVVHPPRTWSDLIRRRVRAATSSAQLEHAQAAGAAGAPAADAAAAQPVASARTGTADLRALLRAQPGLFPGVVVFLAAAVVARRGARRAVRTGDFSTWLRDESSRRG, encoded by the coding sequence GTGACCAGCATCGTGATACCGGCCCACAACGAGGGCCGGGTCATCGGCCGGCTCCTCGACGAGCTCCTCGCCGACACCTCCGCCGCCTTACCCGCCGCAACCTCCGCACCCTCCGGGGCCGGTGCCCAGACCACCGACAGCACCGACATCGTCGTGGTGTGCAACGGCTGTACGGACGACACCGCCCGGGTGGCGGGCGCGCGCGGACCGCGGGTCCGGGTGGTCGAGATCCCGACCCCCTCCAAGCACGAGGCGCTCCGCGTGGGCGACGCGCACGCCCGGGGCTTCCCCCGGCTCTACGTGGACGCCGACGTCGTCTTCGGCTCCGCCGGTGTCCGGGCCCTGTCCGCGGCCCTCGCCGACCGGCCCGACCTGCTCGCCGCGGCCCCCGGCCGCGACATCCCGCTGACCGGCTGCGCCTGGCCGGTACGGGCGTACTACGGGGTGTGGCAGCGGCTGCCCGCCGTCCGCGAGGGCCTGTTCGGACGCGGGGTCATCGCGGTCTCCGAACGCGGGCACGCGCGGATCGCCGCCCTGCCCCCGCTGATGGCCGACGACCTCGCCGCGTCCCTCGCCTTCGGCCCGGGGGAGCGGCGCGTGGTCGAGACGGCGCGGGTCGTCGTCCACCCGCCGCGGACCTGGTCCGACCTGATCAGGCGGCGGGTCCGGGCGGCGACCTCCTCGGCGCAACTGGAACACGCGCAGGCCGCCGGGGCCGCCGGGGCGCCCGCCGCGGACGCCGCCGCGGCGCAGCCGGTGGCCTCCGCCCGCACCGGCACCGCGGACCTGCGTGCCCTGCTGCGCGCCCAACCCGGCCTGTTCCCCGGGGTCGTGGTGTTCCTGGCGGCGGCCGTGGTCGCGCGCAGGGGAGCGCGCAGGGCCGTCCGCACGGGCGACTTCTCCACCTGGCTGCGGGACGAGAGCAGCCGCCGGGGCTGA
- a CDS encoding Gfo/Idh/MocA family protein, with protein MKHTAKDADGAAGTAGQEPSAPLGVAVVGAGYWGPNLVRNFQSSPEFRLHWLCDLNVDRARQVLGGYSTVQATADYAAVLADPAVEAVAVATPAGTHLDVALAALRAGKHVLVEKPLAATYEDGLALVTEAEERGLTLMCDHTYCYTPAVARIREMVRAGELGDIQFVDSVRINLGLVQKDVDVLWDLAPHDLSVLDFILPDHVRPVAVAAHGADPIGAGQSCVAYLTLQLNTGAIAHVHVNWLSPTKVRTTMVGGSKRTLVWDDLNPTQRVAVFDRGVDLTAPQEIGVDERRDMLVSYRTGDMVAPALGEKEALRSMVEEFAAAIRTGRPALTDGRAGLQVLDILEAASRSLEFRGAVVGLRTGR; from the coding sequence GTGAAGCACACCGCGAAGGACGCGGACGGGGCCGCCGGCACCGCCGGGCAGGAGCCTTCGGCACCGTTAGGCGTGGCCGTGGTCGGCGCCGGGTACTGGGGTCCCAATCTGGTCCGCAACTTCCAGTCCAGTCCGGAGTTCCGGCTCCACTGGCTCTGCGACCTGAACGTGGACCGGGCCCGCCAGGTGCTCGGCGGCTACTCCACGGTGCAGGCGACCGCGGACTACGCGGCGGTCCTGGCCGACCCGGCCGTCGAGGCGGTCGCCGTGGCCACCCCGGCCGGCACCCACCTGGACGTCGCACTGGCCGCCCTGCGCGCCGGGAAGCACGTCCTGGTGGAGAAGCCGCTGGCCGCCACGTACGAGGACGGTCTGGCCCTGGTGACCGAGGCCGAGGAGCGCGGCCTCACCCTCATGTGCGACCACACGTACTGCTACACCCCGGCGGTCGCCCGCATCCGGGAGATGGTGCGCGCCGGCGAACTCGGCGACATCCAGTTCGTCGACTCGGTGCGGATCAACCTGGGGCTGGTGCAGAAGGACGTCGACGTCCTGTGGGACCTGGCCCCCCACGACCTGTCGGTCCTCGACTTCATCCTCCCGGACCACGTCCGGCCGGTGGCGGTCGCCGCGCACGGCGCGGACCCGATCGGGGCCGGGCAGTCCTGCGTGGCCTACCTGACGCTGCAGCTGAACACCGGGGCCATCGCGCACGTGCACGTCAACTGGCTGTCCCCGACGAAGGTGCGGACCACCATGGTCGGCGGCTCCAAGCGGACCCTGGTGTGGGACGACCTCAACCCCACCCAGCGCGTGGCGGTGTTCGACCGCGGGGTGGACCTGACCGCGCCGCAGGAGATCGGGGTGGACGAGCGCCGCGACATGCTCGTCTCCTACCGCACCGGTGACATGGTCGCGCCCGCCCTCGGCGAGAAGGAGGCGCTGCGCAGCATGGTCGAGGAGTTCGCCGCGGCGATCAGGACGGGCCGCCCGGCGCTGACCGACGGCCGGGCCGGCCTCCAGGTGCTGGACATCCTCGAAGCGGCCTCCCGGAGCCTGGAGTTCCGCGGCGCGGTCGTCGGACTGCGCACCGGGCGCTGA
- a CDS encoding NAD-dependent epimerase/dehydratase family protein: MSSVRGKRILVTGGAGTIGSHLVDLLVDNGAREIVVLDNFVRGRTANLARALPSGVVDVVEGDIRDVAAVRKATEGADLVFHLAAIRITQCAEEPRLANEVMVDGTFNVLEAAAAAGVGKVIASSSASVYGLAEAFPTTERHHPYNNDTFYGAAKAFNEGVLRSFHSMYGLDYVALRYFNVYGPRMDIHGLYTEVLIRWMERIAAGEPPLILGDGTQTMDFVHVRDIARANLLAAESERTDEVFNVASGTETSLLGLALGLLEAMGADGLVPEHGPARAVNGVTRRLADTSRAAEGLGFTAEIGLRDGLRDLVDWWRAERAADTAADTAAGAPVPAGEAGR, translated from the coding sequence TTGAGCAGCGTACGAGGCAAGAGGATTCTGGTCACCGGCGGAGCGGGCACGATCGGCTCGCACCTGGTGGACCTGCTGGTGGACAACGGGGCACGCGAGATCGTGGTGCTCGACAACTTCGTCCGGGGCCGGACGGCGAACCTGGCCCGGGCCCTGCCCAGCGGCGTGGTGGACGTCGTCGAGGGCGACATCCGCGACGTGGCGGCGGTGCGCAAGGCGACGGAGGGCGCCGACCTGGTCTTCCACCTGGCGGCGATCCGGATCACCCAGTGCGCGGAGGAGCCGCGGCTGGCCAACGAGGTCATGGTCGACGGCACGTTCAACGTGCTGGAGGCGGCGGCCGCGGCCGGGGTGGGCAAGGTGATCGCCTCGTCCTCGGCCTCGGTCTACGGGCTGGCGGAGGCCTTCCCGACCACCGAGCGCCACCACCCGTACAACAACGACACGTTCTACGGCGCGGCGAAGGCCTTCAACGAGGGCGTGCTGCGCAGCTTCCACTCCATGTACGGGCTGGACTACGTGGCGCTGCGCTACTTCAACGTGTACGGGCCCCGGATGGACATCCACGGGCTGTACACCGAGGTGCTCATCCGCTGGATGGAGCGGATCGCGGCGGGCGAACCGCCGCTGATCCTCGGCGACGGCACGCAGACGATGGACTTCGTCCACGTCCGGGACATCGCGCGCGCCAACCTGCTGGCGGCCGAGTCGGAGCGGACCGACGAGGTGTTCAACGTGGCGAGCGGCACCGAGACCAGCCTGCTGGGCCTGGCCCTCGGCCTGCTGGAGGCGATGGGCGCCGACGGGCTGGTCCCGGAGCACGGCCCGGCCCGCGCCGTGAACGGGGTGACCCGGCGCCTCGCGGACACCTCGCGGGCCGCGGAGGGGCTCGGCTTCACCGCGGAGATCGGCCTGCGCGACGGGCTGCGGGACCTGGTGGACTGGTGGCGGGCCGAGCGCGCGGCCGACACCGCCGCGGACACCGCAGCCGGCGCCCCCGTCCCCGCGGGGGAGGCCGGCCGATGA
- a CDS encoding DegT/DnrJ/EryC1/StrS family aminotransferase — protein sequence MSAPDPAAADRIPVMVPWLGEAEARAAADAVLSGWVAQGPRVAAFERAFAERVGAEHGIAVSSCTTALHLALIALDLGPGDEVVVPSLSFIATANAVRYVGARPVFADVEEATGNLTPDTVDAVRTPRTKAVIAVHQGGVPADVHALRAACADWDVALVEDAACGIGATVGGKSVGRGALLAAWSFHPRKVITTGEGGMLTTDDARWAERLRRLREHGMNVSAAQRHASCTPIVESYLEVGYNYRMTDIQAAVGLVQLDRLDAIVARRRQLAARYAELLRTVPGLSPVRDPAHGQGNFQSYWVLLAEDFPVGRDALLALLAEAGISARRGIMASHLEPAYAGHGAAALPVTERISRDSLILPLFHTMTDGQQDRVVAALRGAAGG from the coding sequence ATGAGCGCCCCGGACCCGGCGGCCGCGGACCGCATCCCGGTGATGGTGCCGTGGCTGGGCGAGGCGGAGGCGCGGGCCGCCGCCGACGCGGTGCTGTCCGGCTGGGTCGCGCAGGGACCGCGCGTCGCCGCCTTCGAGCGGGCCTTCGCGGAGCGGGTCGGCGCCGAGCACGGCATCGCGGTCAGCTCGTGCACCACGGCCCTGCACCTGGCGCTGATCGCGCTGGACCTCGGTCCGGGCGACGAGGTCGTCGTGCCCTCCCTGTCGTTCATCGCCACGGCCAACGCGGTGCGCTACGTCGGCGCCCGGCCGGTCTTCGCGGACGTCGAGGAGGCCACCGGCAACCTGACCCCCGACACCGTGGACGCCGTCCGCACGCCCCGGACGAAGGCGGTGATCGCCGTCCACCAGGGCGGGGTGCCCGCGGACGTGCACGCGCTGCGGGCGGCCTGCGCCGACTGGGACGTCGCGCTCGTCGAGGACGCCGCCTGCGGCATCGGGGCCACGGTGGGCGGCAAGTCCGTGGGCCGGGGCGCGCTGCTGGCCGCCTGGTCCTTCCACCCGCGCAAGGTGATCACCACCGGCGAGGGCGGAATGCTCACCACGGACGACGCTCGGTGGGCGGAGCGGCTGCGGCGGCTGCGCGAGCACGGCATGAACGTGTCCGCCGCGCAGCGGCACGCGAGCTGCACACCGATCGTCGAGAGCTACCTGGAGGTCGGCTACAACTACCGGATGACCGACATCCAGGCCGCGGTCGGCCTGGTGCAGCTGGACCGGCTGGACGCCATCGTGGCCCGGCGGCGGCAGCTCGCCGCCCGGTACGCGGAGCTGCTGCGCACGGTGCCGGGCCTCTCACCGGTCCGGGACCCCGCCCACGGGCAGGGCAACTTCCAGTCGTACTGGGTGCTGCTGGCCGAGGACTTCCCGGTCGGTCGGGACGCGCTGCTCGCGCTGCTCGCCGAGGCCGGGATCTCGGCCCGGCGCGGCATCATGGCCTCGCACCTGGAGCCCGCGTACGCCGGGCACGGCGCGGCCGCGCTGCCGGTGACCGAGCGGATCAGCCGCGACTCGCTGATCCTGCCGCTCTTCCACACGATGACGGACGGGCAGCAGGACCGGGTGGTGGCGGCGCTGCGCGGGGCGGCCGGCGGATGA
- a CDS encoding acetyltransferase yields MSGPGAEDLLIVGAGGFARETAQAVRDAAAVDLADGRAPRWRLAGHLDDDPALHGREVDGVPVLGGCGLVRERPRARVVVCVGSPRDYAVRARLVRRLDLPEQRYATVVHPAAAVSGSSVLGAGSVLLAHCVLTAAVRVGAHVAVMPQAVLTHDDVVEDFATLASGVRLGGGVRVERGAYVGAGALVREHTTVGAWSLTGMGSTVLGDVPAGEVWAGSPARRLREADGPALDALRADGEKSGRGPETRMGSTVR; encoded by the coding sequence ATGAGCGGCCCGGGGGCCGAGGACCTGCTGATCGTCGGCGCGGGCGGCTTCGCCCGGGAGACCGCGCAGGCCGTGCGGGACGCGGCCGCCGTGGACCTGGCCGACGGGCGCGCCCCGCGGTGGCGGCTGGCCGGGCACCTCGACGACGACCCGGCCCTGCACGGCCGGGAGGTCGACGGGGTGCCGGTGCTGGGCGGCTGCGGCCTGGTGCGCGAGCGGCCGCGGGCCCGGGTGGTGGTGTGCGTGGGCAGTCCGCGCGACTACGCCGTACGGGCCCGCCTGGTGCGGCGGCTGGACCTGCCGGAGCAGCGGTACGCGACGGTGGTGCACCCCGCGGCGGCGGTGTCGGGGTCCTCGGTCCTCGGGGCGGGTTCGGTGCTGCTGGCGCACTGCGTGCTGACGGCGGCCGTGCGGGTCGGCGCCCACGTGGCGGTGATGCCGCAGGCGGTGCTGACCCACGACGACGTGGTGGAGGACTTCGCCACGCTCGCCTCCGGCGTCCGGCTGGGCGGCGGGGTGCGGGTGGAGCGGGGGGCGTACGTGGGCGCGGGCGCGCTGGTCCGCGAGCACACGACGGTCGGCGCCTGGTCGCTGACCGGGATGGGGAGCACGGTCCTGGGGGACGTGCCGGCCGGCGAGGTGTGGGCGGGGAGCCCGGCCCGCCGGCTGCGCGAGGCGGACGGTCCGGCGCTGGACGCGCTGCGGGCCGATGGCGAGAAGTCCGGCCGGGGGCCGGAGACACGGATGGGGAGCACAGTCAGATGA
- a CDS encoding DegT/DnrJ/EryC1/StrS family aminotransferase yields the protein MNQIPLVDLKAAHAEVADALGAGFDRVLANTAFIGGEEVAAFEREYAAFAGVAHCVGVANGTDALELALRVSGVGVGDEVVLPANTFIATAGAVARIGARPVLVDCLPDTLLMDPRAALEAVGPATRAVVPVHLYGQCADTAALAAGLPAHVRVVEDAAQSQGATRDGRSPGSGGIASTSFYPGKNLGAYGDAGAVVTDDARAADLVRALANHGGTAKYRHDVAGFNSRLDGLQAVVLRAKLALLAAGNEARRAAAARYDALLGGLAAAGRVTLPVTDGGNAHVWHLYVVRVAGADRDAVVGKLNAEGIGAGVHYPAPVHLTPAFAHLGHARGDFRHAEEAADRMLSLPLFPQITAAQQQRVVDALTDALR from the coding sequence ATGAACCAGATACCGCTCGTGGACCTGAAGGCGGCGCACGCCGAGGTGGCCGACGCCCTGGGCGCCGGATTCGACCGGGTGCTGGCGAACACCGCCTTCATCGGCGGCGAGGAGGTCGCGGCGTTCGAGCGCGAGTACGCCGCGTTCGCAGGGGTCGCGCACTGCGTGGGCGTGGCCAACGGCACGGACGCCCTCGAACTGGCCCTGCGGGTGAGCGGGGTGGGCGTGGGCGACGAGGTGGTGCTGCCCGCCAACACCTTCATCGCCACCGCGGGCGCCGTCGCCCGGATCGGCGCCCGGCCGGTCCTGGTCGACTGCCTGCCCGACACCCTGCTGATGGACCCGCGGGCCGCGCTGGAGGCGGTCGGCCCGGCCACCCGCGCGGTGGTCCCGGTCCACCTGTACGGGCAGTGCGCCGACACCGCCGCGCTGGCGGCCGGGCTGCCGGCGCACGTCCGGGTGGTCGAGGACGCCGCGCAGAGCCAGGGCGCGACCCGCGACGGCCGCTCCCCCGGCTCCGGCGGCATCGCGTCGACCAGCTTCTATCCGGGCAAGAACCTGGGCGCGTACGGGGACGCGGGCGCGGTGGTGACCGACGACGCGCGGGCCGCCGACCTGGTGCGGGCGCTCGCCAACCACGGCGGCACCGCGAAGTACCGCCACGACGTGGCCGGGTTCAACAGCCGGCTGGACGGTCTGCAGGCCGTGGTGCTGCGCGCGAAGCTCGCCCTGCTGGCGGCCGGGAACGAGGCCCGCCGGGCCGCCGCCGCCCGGTACGACGCGCTGCTGGGCGGCCTGGCGGCCGCCGGGCGCGTCACCCTGCCGGTCACGGACGGGGGCAACGCGCACGTGTGGCACCTGTACGTGGTGCGGGTGGCCGGGGCGGACCGCGACGCCGTCGTCGGCAAGCTCAACGCGGAGGGCATCGGCGCGGGCGTGCACTATCCCGCCCCGGTGCACCTGACCCCCGCCTTCGCCCACCTCGGGCACGCCCGCGGCGACTTCCGGCACGCCGAGGAGGCCGCCGACCGGATGCTCTCCCTCCCGCTCTTCCCGCAGATCACCGCCGCCCAGCAGCAGCGGGTCGTGGACGCGCTCACCGACGCCCTGCGCTGA
- a CDS encoding DUF4082 domain-containing protein, protein MNKRTRLLRYGLFTVVAVLMATVLPPASVAGAAADPCGPGSNPIVCENSKPGTPMSDWFAPSAYGDIKGFSAQMSVQAGDTVQFKVQSPTPYRVSVYRLGHYAGDGARMLSTPAQAAQTYPANVASGGSPRSCTTKPATGLVDCGNWPVTATWSVPSDAVSGLYIANFDQADGNGVMPYPFVVRNDSSRSDIIVQTSDQTWQAYNNYGGQDLYDGGGPAPDGRAYEVSYNRPMDIGGENGIYGSEYQMIAWLERNGYDVSYMSGIDMSTRGAQLLGNHKVFMSSGHDEYWTQDQFTNALGARRAGMHQTYFSGNEVFWKTRLAPSIDGANTANRTLVCYKETKLSFPQPNGVPDPSGIWTGTFMDPASATNGRPFQPQNQLTGSLFTVNGYRSDAITVPGAYAKMRLWRGTTVANLTPSQTATFPVGTLGYEWDADVEDAGRPPGQIRMSSTTVDIDDGKLRLDYGNTYGNGTATHSLVAFRDQTSRALVFGAGTVQWSWGLTNMPTNNPDDTVVTADKRMQQATVNVFADMGVQPRTLQSDLVTAAASTDTVGPAVTVTSPAAGATVPALRPVTVTGTTADTGGGVVARVEVSTDGGTTWKATTGIGSWSYKWTPTAPGAVQIKVRAVDDSVNTGATTTVPLTVGPQQCPCTVWPAAAVPGTVNAGDGSSVELGVKIRSSAQGSITGVRFYKSPANTGTHTGSLWSSSGQRLATGTFTNETASGWQQLNFSSPVPVKANTTYIASYFAPNGGYSHDTTFASADAGLAPLTALRSGTDGGNGVYRYGSAGGFPSTASSGSNYWVDAVLDTSTASTTPPSVTATTPQSAATGTSITSTVKATFSEGIDADTLVFTLKDSAGAAVPGSKVLGASNSATFTPAGELALNATYTASVQAADLWGNTMAAPVTWTFTTSTSPPAVTCPCTLWGAGTEPSTANVGDDTNSVELGTRFQSAVGGYVTGVTFYKGPGNTGVHTGSLWSATGTLLATGTFGSETLSGWQQLHFATPVAVTAGTTYVASYHAPNGRYSVDGGYFGAAHRSYPLVAPADGSGGANGLYAYGSASAFPTNTFGSVNYWVGPVFTTSLPASKQSDDAATEVTGR, encoded by the coding sequence ATGAACAAACGGACAAGGTTGCTCCGGTACGGTCTGTTCACCGTGGTCGCCGTACTGATGGCCACGGTCCTGCCGCCGGCCTCGGTGGCCGGCGCTGCGGCCGACCCGTGCGGTCCCGGCTCGAACCCGATCGTGTGCGAGAACTCCAAACCGGGCACGCCGATGTCCGACTGGTTCGCACCCAGTGCGTACGGCGACATCAAGGGCTTCAGTGCCCAGATGAGCGTGCAGGCCGGCGACACGGTGCAGTTCAAGGTCCAGTCGCCGACCCCCTACCGGGTGTCGGTCTACCGGCTGGGCCACTACGCGGGCGACGGCGCCCGCATGCTGTCGACCCCCGCCCAGGCGGCCCAGACGTACCCGGCGAACGTCGCGTCGGGCGGCAGTCCGCGCAGCTGCACCACCAAGCCGGCCACCGGCCTGGTCGACTGCGGCAACTGGCCGGTCACGGCCACGTGGAGCGTGCCCTCCGACGCCGTGTCCGGCCTGTACATCGCCAACTTCGACCAGGCGGACGGCAACGGGGTGATGCCCTACCCGTTCGTCGTCCGCAACGACTCCAGCCGCTCCGACATAATCGTCCAGACGAGCGACCAGACCTGGCAGGCGTACAACAACTACGGCGGCCAGGACCTCTACGACGGCGGCGGGCCCGCGCCGGACGGCCGCGCGTACGAGGTGAGCTACAACCGGCCGATGGACATCGGCGGGGAGAACGGGATCTACGGGTCCGAGTACCAGATGATCGCCTGGCTGGAGCGCAACGGCTACGACGTCAGCTACATGTCCGGCATCGACATGTCGACACGCGGCGCCCAACTGCTGGGCAACCACAAGGTGTTCATGTCCTCGGGCCACGACGAGTACTGGACCCAGGACCAGTTCACCAACGCGCTGGGCGCACGCCGCGCCGGGATGCACCAGACGTACTTCAGCGGCAACGAGGTCTTCTGGAAGACCCGGCTCGCCCCGAGCATCGACGGCGCCAACACCGCCAACCGGACCCTGGTCTGCTACAAGGAGACCAAGCTGTCCTTCCCGCAGCCCAACGGCGTGCCCGACCCGAGCGGCATCTGGACGGGCACGTTCATGGACCCGGCGAGCGCCACGAACGGGCGTCCGTTCCAGCCGCAGAACCAGCTGACCGGCTCGCTGTTCACGGTGAACGGCTACCGCAGCGACGCGATCACCGTGCCGGGCGCCTACGCCAAGATGCGCCTGTGGCGCGGTACCACGGTGGCGAACCTGACCCCCTCCCAGACCGCGACCTTCCCGGTGGGCACGCTCGGCTACGAATGGGACGCCGACGTGGAGGACGCCGGGCGGCCGCCGGGCCAGATCCGGATGTCGTCCACCACGGTCGACATCGACGACGGCAAGCTGCGGCTCGACTACGGCAACACGTACGGCAACGGCACCGCCACGCACAGCCTGGTCGCCTTCCGGGACCAGACCTCGCGCGCGCTGGTCTTCGGCGCCGGCACGGTGCAGTGGTCCTGGGGGCTGACCAACATGCCCACCAACAACCCGGACGACACCGTGGTCACCGCGGACAAGCGGATGCAGCAGGCCACGGTCAACGTCTTCGCGGACATGGGCGTGCAGCCCAGGACCCTCCAGTCCGACCTGGTCACGGCCGCCGCCTCCACCGACACCGTCGGCCCCGCCGTCACGGTGACGAGCCCGGCGGCGGGCGCCACCGTACCGGCGCTGCGTCCGGTGACCGTCACCGGCACCACGGCGGACACCGGCGGCGGGGTCGTCGCCCGCGTGGAGGTCTCCACCGACGGCGGGACCACCTGGAAGGCGACCACGGGCATCGGCTCGTGGAGCTACAAGTGGACCCCCACCGCCCCCGGCGCGGTGCAGATCAAGGTGCGCGCGGTGGACGACAGCGTCAACACGGGCGCCACCACCACCGTGCCGCTGACCGTCGGACCCCAGCAGTGCCCCTGCACCGTGTGGCCGGCCGCCGCCGTGCCGGGCACGGTCAACGCCGGTGACGGCAGCTCCGTCGAGCTCGGCGTCAAGATCCGTTCCTCGGCGCAGGGCTCCATCACCGGCGTCCGGTTCTACAAGTCGCCGGCCAACACCGGGACGCACACCGGCAGCCTGTGGAGCAGCAGCGGCCAGCGGCTGGCCACCGGTACTTTCACCAACGAGACGGCGTCCGGCTGGCAGCAGCTGAACTTCTCCTCGCCTGTCCCGGTCAAGGCCAACACCACCTACATCGCCTCCTACTTCGCACCCAACGGGGGCTACTCCCACGACACCACCTTCGCCTCGGCCGACGCCGGGCTGGCCCCGCTCACCGCGCTGCGCAGCGGCACCGACGGCGGCAACGGCGTCTACCGCTACGGCAGCGCCGGCGGCTTCCCGTCCACGGCCTCCTCGGGCAGCAACTACTGGGTGGACGCGGTCCTGGACACCTCGACCGCGAGCACCACGCCCCCCTCGGTGACCGCGACCACCCCGCAGTCGGCCGCGACCGGCACCTCGATCACCTCGACGGTGAAGGCCACCTTCAGCGAGGGCATCGACGCGGACACCCTGGTGTTCACGCTCAAGGACTCGGCCGGGGCCGCCGTCCCGGGTTCGAAGGTCCTCGGCGCCTCGAACAGCGCCACCTTCACCCCGGCCGGCGAGCTCGCCCTGAACGCGACCTACACGGCCTCGGTGCAGGCCGCCGACCTGTGGGGCAACACCATGGCGGCGCCCGTGACGTGGACCTTCACCACCAGCACCAGTCCCCCGGCCGTCACCTGCCCCTGCACCCTGTGGGGGGCGGGCACCGAGCCGAGCACCGCCAACGTGGGCGACGACACCAACTCCGTGGAGCTGGGCACGCGCTTCCAGTCGGCGGTGGGCGGCTACGTCACCGGCGTCACCTTCTACAAGGGCCCGGGCAACACCGGGGTGCACACCGGCAGCCTCTGGTCGGCCACCGGCACCCTGCTGGCCACCGGCACCTTCGGCAGCGAGACGCTCTCGGGCTGGCAGCAGCTCCACTTCGCCACCCCGGTGGCGGTCACCGCGGGCACCACGTACGTGGCCTCCTACCACGCGCCGAACGGCCGGTACTCGGTCGACGGCGGCTACTTCGGCGCCGCGCACCGCTCCTACCCGCTGGTCGCCCCGGCCGACGGCAGCGGAGGCGCGAACGGCCTCTACGCGTACGGGTCGGCGAGCGCGTTCCCGACGAACACCTTCGGCTCGGTGAACTACTGGGTCGGCCCGGTCTTCACGACCTCGCTGCCGGCCTCCAAGCAGTCGGACGACGCGGCGACGGAGGTGACCGGCCGGTGA
- a CDS encoding glycosyltransferase family 2 protein: MSTVSVVIPCYKYGHFLADCVRSVLDEQPGVDVRVLIIDDASPDDSADVARALAAGDPRIEVRVHERNRGHIATYNEGLLEWADGDYVALLSADDRLVPGALARSAAVLDAHPEAGFCYGRPLRFRHGGPLPAARTRATGSVVYPGQWWLERRFREGTGCITSPEVVVRTALQRKVGGYDPQLPHAGDIEMWMRLAAHADVGYVRGADQAFYRVHGNNMSTTDFGGQLDDLRQRLVAFDSVLDKCGDLLPQADALSLAARTRLARYALRRAYRAYDRGRTDVVPVDELVGFAAQCLPGYAELGEYRALLRRRRVGARAMPYLQPLVLSAVADRGREWLWWKSWERRGI; the protein is encoded by the coding sequence GTGAGCACCGTCAGCGTGGTGATCCCCTGCTACAAGTACGGCCACTTCCTGGCCGACTGCGTCCGCAGCGTCCTCGACGAGCAGCCGGGCGTCGACGTCCGGGTCCTGATCATCGACGACGCCTCGCCCGACGACTCCGCGGACGTCGCGCGCGCCCTGGCCGCCGGCGACCCGCGCATCGAGGTGCGGGTCCACGAGCGCAACCGGGGCCACATCGCCACCTACAACGAGGGCCTGCTGGAGTGGGCCGACGGGGACTACGTCGCCCTCCTCTCGGCGGACGACCGGCTGGTCCCCGGGGCCCTGGCCCGCTCCGCCGCCGTGCTCGACGCCCACCCGGAGGCCGGTTTCTGCTACGGCCGGCCGCTGCGCTTCCGGCACGGCGGCCCGCTGCCCGCGGCCCGCACCCGGGCCACCGGGTCCGTGGTCTACCCCGGGCAGTGGTGGCTGGAGCGGCGCTTCCGCGAGGGCACCGGGTGCATCACCTCGCCGGAGGTGGTGGTGCGCACCGCCCTCCAGCGCAAGGTGGGGGGCTACGATCCGCAGCTGCCGCACGCGGGTGACATCGAGATGTGGATGCGGCTCGCGGCCCACGCCGACGTCGGCTATGTCCGGGGGGCCGACCAGGCCTTCTACCGGGTCCACGGGAACAACATGTCCACCACGGACTTCGGCGGGCAACTGGACGACCTGCGCCAGCGGCTGGTCGCCTTCGACTCGGTGCTCGACAAATGCGGGGACCTGCTCCCGCAGGCCGACGCGCTGTCGCTGGCGGCGCGCACCCGGCTCGCCCGGTACGCGCTGCGGCGCGCCTACCGGGCGTACGACCGGGGGCGCACGGACGTGGTGCCCGTGGACGAGCTCGTCGGGTTCGCCGCGCAGTGCCTGCCGGGCTACGCCGAGCTCGGCGAGTACCGGGCGCTGCTCCGGCGCCGGCGCGTCGGCGCGCGCGCCATGCCGTACCTCCAGCCGCTGGTGCTCTCGGCGGTCGCCGACCGCGGGCGCGAGTGGCTGTGGTGGAAGTCCTGGGAACGCCGAGGGATCTGA